In one Oryzias latipes chromosome 13, ASM223467v1 genomic region, the following are encoded:
- the aadac gene encoding arylacetamide deacetylase: MRLGSIVLFVALCSFTAYYIYEPIPEDIEERWKLMLANSFFRSLSHLADLCEFLGLKDYMGVMYVITLVEKVVPVSDEHVKVTEDTFDGVDVVLYQPNVQEAGTNLRRAVIYLHGGGWCLGSPRMSPYDLLARKIVTELDAVVLSVDYRLAPPHHFPIPYEDVYRVVKHFFRKEVLAQYSVDPERVAVSGDSAGGNLAAAVSQQLRKEPGQPIKLKAQALIYPVLQALDLNTPSYQQNQNMPILPRTLMVRFWSEYFTTDKALFRAMMANTHNSPESSILLKFVNWSTFLPETYHKKYNYSAPAISQGAEREAASMEEPSRSFADPRASPLLVPDADLRFLPKAYILTCEYDVLRDDGIMYATRLRAAGVAVTHEHYTSGFHGAVMFTVWPTDFLIARRMISNYIKWLMENL, translated from the exons ATGAGGTTGGGAAGTATTGTCTTATTCGTGGCGTTATGTTCTTTTACCGCGTATTATATTTACGAGCCAATTCCTGAAGACATAGAGGAGAGATGGAAACTCATGCTGGCCAACTCTTTCTTCAGATCACTCAGTCACCTG GCAGACCTTTGTGAATTTCTGGGCCTGAAGGACTACATGGGCGTAATGTACGTCATTACTCTGGTAGAAAAAGTGGTTCCTGTGTCTGATGAGCATGTGAAGGTGACAGAAGACACGTTTGATGGAGTGGATGTGGTGCTGTACCAGCCCAACGTTCAGGAGGCTGGGACTAATCTCAGGAGAGCTGTCATTTACCTGCACGGTGGAGGATGGTGTCTGGGGAGTCCAC GAATGAGTCCGTATGATCTTCTGGCCAGAAAAATAGTCACTGAACTAGATGCAGTCGTTCTGTCTGTGGA TTACAGACTTGCTCCTCCTCATCACTTTCCCATACCATATGAGGATGTGTATCGTGTGGTCAAGCACTTCTTCCGTAAAGAAGTGCTGGCCCAGTACTCTGTGGATCCTGAGCGGGTGGCCGTGTCTGGAGACAGCGCTGGAGGAAACCTGGCAGCTGCAGTCTCCCAGCAG ttGCGAAAAGAGCCCGGACAGCCAATCAAGTTAAAGGCTCAAGCACTCATCTACCCCGTGCTGCAGGCCCTAGACCTCAATACACCTTCCTaccagcagaatcagaacatgCCCATTTTGCCACGCACTCTCATGGTGCGATTCTGGAGCGAGTACTTCACCACTGACAAGGCCTTGTTCAGAGCCATGATGGCCAACACCCACAACAGTCCAGAGTCTTCCATCCTGCTGAAGTTTGTCAACTGGAGCACCTTTTTACCAGAAACTTATCATAAAAAGTACAACTACAGCGCTCCTGCCATATCGCAGGGAGCAGAAAGGGAGGCAGCCAGCATGGAAGAACCATCTCGATCTTTTGCCGACCCGAGGGCATCACCTTTACTGGTTCCAGATGCAGACTTGCGCTTTCTGCCCAAGGCCTACATTCTGACATGTGAGTATGACGTCCTTAGAGATGATGGAATCATGTATGCCACGCGGCTCCGCGCCGCAGGCGTTGCAGTAACGCACGAACACTACACCTCTGGGTTTCATGGAGCAGTGATGTTCACCGTTTGGCCAACTGACTTCCTGATTGCACGACGCATGATAAGCAACTATATCAAGTGGCTCATGGAAAATTTATaa
- the LOC110016209 gene encoding succinate receptor 1-like encodes MVSNCTEFVSVLQKYYLSPLYGLEFCIGFPGNLLVILGYLFCLKDWQSCNIYLFNLAVSDLIFLCTLPCLSYFYSNDFQETNIYICLINRYVLHVNLYSSILFMVWLSMDRFLLIKHPTRNHYLLKRHSALLLTGLTWLLVNVEITPMISLMIQDFKRGNWSVCNDFASLSGDINLLGYSLGLTFTGYVLPLLGLCIFSQQIAHLLHAKERVLQLRVSYKRPLRVVTSAAVLFSILYSPYHILRNVRIASQPPWTKLSQCTIMNIQALYILTRPLAFLHSVINPVFYFFMGDKFRNLLTDKIRKIAIQRKLRRDQS; translated from the exons ATG GTTTCTAATTGCACAGAGTTTGTCTCTGTTCTGCAGAAGTATTACCTGTCACCCCTTTATGGACTCGAGTTCTGCATTGGTTTCCCTGGCAACCTGTTGGTTATTCTCGGTTACCTTTTTTGCCTAAAGGACTGGCAGAGTTGTAATATTTACCTATTCAACCTGGCTGTCTCTGACCTTATTTTTCTCTGCACGCTGCCATGCCTCTCCTATTTTTATTCCAATGACTTCCAAGAGACCAATATCTACATTTGCCTTATCAATCGCTATGTTCTGCATGTCAACCTTTACTCCTCCATCCTTTTCATGGTTTGGCTCAGCATGGATCGGTTCTTGCTGATAAAGCATCCAACAAGGAACCACTACCTCCTGAAACGGCACTCAGCATTGCTTTTGACAGGCCTGACCTGGCTACTAGTTAATGTGGAAATTACGCCAATGATCTCTCTAATGATACAGGATTTCAAAAGAGGTAACTGGAGTGTCTGCAATGATTTTGCCAGCCTTTCAGGAGACATCAATTTGTTAGGCTACAGCTTGGGCTTAACGTTTACTGGTTACGTTCTTCCTCTGCTCggactttgtattttttcccaACAAATTGCGCATCTGCTCCACGCAAAGGAAAGAGTTCTCCAGTTGAGAGTATCATACAAGCGACCTCTGCGGGTGGTTACGTCAGctgctgtcttgttttctaTTCTCTACTCTCCTTACCACATTCTAAGAAACGTCAGGATTGCATCTCAGCCTCCCTGGACGAAGCTGTCTCAGTGTACCATCATGAACATACAGGCACTGTACATTTTGACCCGACCGCTGGCCTTCCTGCACAGTGTCATAAACCCTGTCTTCTATTTTTTCATGGGAGACAAGTTCAGAAACCTCCTCACCGACAAAATCCGAAAGATTGCAATACAGAGAAAACTTAGAAGAGACCAGTCGTGA